TGCACTATTCTTAACGGTTTGCCTAAGCTCGTATTGTATATTAAAAGAGTTAGTTTTGAGGGAGTGCCTAAGCTTATAGAGGAATTTGAGCTTAGAGTCAAAGGAGTTGCCGATACTAAGTTTGCCTCTAATTGCTTAAAACTTGATGCACCCATAAATCCCCCTATAAAGAATAATGCTACACCTACTATCAGAATTACTAACCCAGCTATTAGAATTGTTTTGCCTAATGCCATTTGTCATATAAAGTAATGTTAAATATTAAGCTTTTTCCATATAATCTGACCTCTTTATATGAAACACATTAGTTAGATCTGTGTAATACAGATGCTTGACTTGTTATTCATAAAATAAAATAAATCTTTTAGCTAGATTATTACTCTTTTATATTATGATAATAACTTTTGACCTATATGGAACACTTGTAGATTGGGAGTATACAATAACGTCTTACATGAATTTCATTAAAGCTAATCCAAAGGAGTTTTTTGAATGCGAAATTAATGAGTTAAAGCAGTTTAGAAAGTATTCAGAGATCTTAAAATTATGTCTTAAGAAAATATTAAAGGAAAAATATTCAGAAGAACTGGGAGAAGGATTAATCTACGCTTTTTCAAAATCACCTCCATTCCCCGATACTGTTTTAGGATTAAGAAAGCTAAGGAAAATAGCTAAGTTAGGTATAATTTCTAATACTGAAAGAAAGTTAATAAAAATAACTCTATATGGAATTGAAGATCTTTTCGATTGGATAATAACTGCCGAGGATACTGGCTACTATAAGCCCGATGAGAATGCGTTTATAAAAGCTTATAATATGATGGGCGTAGATCCTAAAGATGTAATTCATGTCTCAGCATATCTCCAATATGATTTAGAAACTGCTAAGAATATAGTTAAAACCACAATATTAGTTAACAGATATGGTTATGATTGGCCTATTAAAGTGAACAATATCATAGAAATTGCTGAGATGTTATGATTCAATTATTAATTCCAAATATATAGCCGATATTGTATATTTAGTTCTATTACCTTTATTATTATAGCTGATATTACTAATTGGATATTAAAATACAAGTAATGAAATTAAGGGATAAGCAGTAAAATAGTTCTATGAATGCTAAATTTCGGGAGAAAAGGACTTCTGACATGATACGAAATAATTTCCTTAGTCAGTTGAAGAAGGGAAAAAGATAATCATGTCATTAATTAGTATTTGTCAAAAATTTTAGTATATTTTTAATAAACAATTTATAAATTTATTATATTAATACTATTATTAATTTACTGAGAGTATATTGAGTCCCAAAACGCCTTTTCGTAATATTGGATAGTAAAGCTTATAGTTCTCAGCCTCTCTATGGGAATGTTCTCTACTAATTTCACTATTTTATTCTCTAATTCAGTATATGGACCTTTAAATATCTCGAAGAATCCTAACTCTTTAATGCCATAATTTTTTCTTAAATATTCACCGAATTTCGTAACTACATATCCCCATACTGGAAGGTTTACTATACCGGCAAAGAGAAATTCGGAGGGTTTAGCGTAATTAGCAAGCCACGATAGATAATGCGTATAACTTACAGCTTGTGGGGAAATATTATACGTAAGTGGATCCCTTATTTCAATCCTTAACTCCCTCATTAGTTTAATTAACTCCATTAAAGCGTTATAATCTCCATCTAAAAGGGACTTAAATATTTCCAATTCTTCAATTGTATTACTTCTTGATAAACCTATAGCTAATGATCTCAAATCGTGATTCACAATATACCATTGGTTAATAACAAAAGAGTTAATTACGTTTCTGTTTAATTTTCCCTCTTCAGCAGCCTTCAAAATCGGATGATTCATTACTTGATAATTTAAACTCTCTAATTCCCTCCTTATTTGATCTAAGGGATTCATACTATATTTTACTAGCTATACATTATAAAGTATTTTATAAGTGACTTATAGGTATAGTTAGTTATTGTAAAAATTTATTTTTAATATAATTAAATATATTATGGAAAATGATCAGAATCATTAGTTAATTACTTTTCTAGTTTTTCAAATATATAAAATAATAATTATAAATATCATATTAAAGAAAAAATTATAGTTAATACATTCTCTATATGGTAATGATCTATCATAAACCATAAAAATTTTATGGTAAGGGAAAACACAAATTTTATTACATTAACTAATTGACTATCTTTTATGAAAAGACTTGACGTTATTGATGCTCTTTTGGGCAAAGGCGAATACGTTGATGATATACCATTTAAAGGAAAGCATGCAGTATTTGTGAGAAGTCCATATCCTCATGCTAGAATTCTAAAAATAGACGCGTCTGATGCTGAGAGAAGAGGCGCTTTAGTCCTTACAGGGAGAGATATAGTAACTAAATCAGTAGAAGCTGGAGAGAGAGAAGGAGCTAGCTTAACTACAGCGCTAATGGCTATAAATAAAGCCAATTACGTTGGTCAGCCTGTAGCTTTAGTTTTAGCTGACGATCCCTATGAGGCTATGGATCTAGCTGAGCTAGTAAGAGTGGATTATGAACCTTTAGAGCCAATTCCTAATATCGAAAAAGCATTAGAAAATAAGGTCATAATATTTGAGGATCTGAAATCTAACATAGTAAGAGAGCAAACTTTTGAATACGGAAAAGTTGAACCCCAGGGAAAATATATTGAACTTAACTTATATTGGTCCAGAAGTTCTGGAAATCCAATAGAAACTTTTGGTGCACAGGTCTTTCCTAAGGATGACGGTCTGTTGATAATTTCTAATCAACAAGCAGGAAACGTAGTATCTAACGAGATTCAGAAAGC
The genomic region above belongs to Saccharolobus caldissimus and contains:
- a CDS encoding HAD-IA family hydrolase, yielding MIITFDLYGTLVDWEYTITSYMNFIKANPKEFFECEINELKQFRKYSEILKLCLKKILKEKYSEELGEGLIYAFSKSPPFPDTVLGLRKLRKIAKLGIISNTERKLIKITLYGIEDLFDWIITAEDTGYYKPDENAFIKAYNMMGVDPKDVIHVSAYLQYDLETAKNIVKTTILVNRYGYDWPIKVNNIIEIAEML
- a CDS encoding TenA family transcriptional regulator, whose translation is MNPLDQIRRELESLNYQVMNHPILKAAEEGKLNRNVINSFVINQWYIVNHDLRSLAIGLSRSNTIEELEIFKSLLDGDYNALMELIKLMRELRIEIRDPLTYNISPQAVSYTHYLSWLANYAKPSEFLFAGIVNLPVWGYVVTKFGEYLRKNYGIKELGFFEIFKGPYTELENKIVKLVENIPIERLRTISFTIQYYEKAFWDSIYSQ